The following is a genomic window from Elusimicrobiota bacterium.
AACCCAGCCTATTCGCCAGCCGGTCATATTGTATGTTTTGGAAAGCGAGTGAAACTCTACACCAATACTTTTTGCACCTTCTACTTCAAAAAAGCTGTAGGGTTTTATGTTATCAAAATAAATTTCAGAATATGCTAAATCACTACAAACAATAATATTATATTTTTTTGCAAATTTTACAACTTTCCTATAAAACTCTAAAGTCGCTGTTGCTGATGTAGGATTATTGGGATAATTTATAAAAAGTATTTTTGATTTTTTTGCAATTCTTTTAGGAATCTTTTTGAAATCAGGAAAAAATTTGTTTTTTTCTGTCAGTGGTAGAAAGCATGACTGACCATCTGCAAAAATTGTCCCGCAATTATACACAGGATAACCCGGCTCGGGAACTAAAACAATATCGCCAGGATTTACAAATCCAAGATGAATATGTCCGATACCTTCTTTTGAGCCAATTAAAGAATGAATCTCATTATCAGGGTTTAGATCAACATTGAACCTCGCTTTATACCAATTACTCACTGCTTTTCTAAACTCAATAAGCCCAGCACCAAAAGGATACTGGTGATGTTTCGGTTTCTCAACAGCATTTTTCATTGCGTCAATAATGTGCTTCGGCGTTGGTAAATCCGGGTCACCGACACCAAGAGAAATGATATCAACCCCTTTCTCAATTGCTGCTTTTTTCTTTCTGTCAATTTCTACAAACAGATATGGTGGCAGTTTTTTTAATCGTTCAGAAAATTCAAATCTCATTTTTTGTATTCCATATAATGAATGAATAGTTTCAGTTGAAAAACTAACAGAAATTATTTAGGACTTCGGGTTTAGAATTTATCATATCATCTCTTGCATATCTGAAAATTTTATTAGTTGAATATTTTGAGTAGATAAATAAGTTCTTAAATCATACTGGCAGCTGTGTGCAAGTTCTAATTCACGCCACAATTCACCGTAGCCGGGATGCGTCATCAGTTCTGCAATTTCATAATTTTCGTCAATATTACCCCAGTACCAGCCCTCAATAAAATGTGGAACAAATTTCAAGTTATAACCCTGTAAAACTTGTTTCTGTTTTTCAAATTCATCTTGTGACAAATAAAATTTTCTGAAAAATCTTATATTCTGAATTTTATACTGACTTGCAACCTCGCAGGCAGCTGGCAAAACTAATGGATGAAGATGCGAATGATGATGGCTGTCTAAATGGTCACATTGTAACGAAAACGAAAGGTATTTTTCAATCTGGTTTCTGATTTCAGTTTTGAGTTCATCAAGGTTCTGCTGCGGATTTTTTAGTTCCACAATTCTGCCTTGTTTGTGGTCGACTTCAAAAAAATCGTCTAAATCTAAATGAATCCCAACCCCTAAATTCTGGTTTTCTTTTGCATATCGGACAGCATCGTCAGTAAATGGTTTATTAACAAACAAACTTGTGCTTGTAACTACCCCTTTCTGATATGCATATACTATCCCGCGATTTATCCCATCAGAATAACCAAAATCATCAGCATTAACAATAAGTTTTTTCACTCCGCTATCCCTCCATTTATATTAACCTCTTGTCTAATCCCGTGGATTCCGTGCGCTCTGTGGCTGTTCTCCTTTAACAATTTTCACAATACGCCAGACTAACAGGCACAAAAACAGAAGTGCAACAACATTTGTTATCCAACCTTCAAAGATACCCATCTCGTAAGGATAACCTTCGTAGCCAAAACTAGCAAGTGTTTTAGATGTAAAAATGACACTTAAAAACGGGATTATTTTGCTGACAAGTCCGCCTTTATAGACGAGCAGCGACCAGAAAAGCCAGTATAGAATTGAAATCCCGAAAAGTGTGAGCACAATCATTGATGCGATGTGCACAGGCTCGTAAATCGGTTCGTCAGGGTTTTCTTCATCGGAAAAAACATCGCAAAACCACAACCAGATTTTTTTCAGCATAATCACTCCTTAACGACATAATTCGTAAGTGTGCCAATTTTTTCTATTTTTACATCTATTCTATCACCAATTTTAACAGGTCCTACACCAACAGGTGTCCCAGTTGCTATTATATTATATTTTTCAAGTGTCATAATTTTTGAAACAAACGAGATAAGCTTGGGAATTTTAAAAATTAGATTCTTGGTGTTTGAAGATTGTTTCAATTTTCCATTCAAAAAAAGTTCAATTTTCAGATTATGCGGATTTATGCCGGAAACGATATGCGGACCCACCGGACAAAAAGTATCAAACGATTTTGCTCGTGTCCACTGCCCGTCTTTTTTCTGCAAATCCCGTGCTGTTACATCATTGAAACAGGTATATCCAAGAATATATTTTTTTGCATTTTTCACTGAAACATTTTTGCACTGTTTTCCAATCACAACTGCAAGTTCGGCTTCATAATCAACCTGTTTTGCCATTTTCGGATATACAATTTTTTGGTTGTTGAAAATTACTGCCGACGGTGGTTTTAGAAAAATGACTGGCTCAGCGGGAATTCTCATGTTGAGTTCTTTCGCATGCTCAATATAATTTAGCCCAACTGCAATAATTTTTTCTGGAATTTTTTCAAATTTATAAATTCTCATTTTATACATTACAGAGCACTTGCTCTATATGTTTTCTCGTCGGTGTATAGAGCAAGTGCTCTATATTACCGAATTCTTATTTTTAAGCCGCGGGCTACTCGTTTATTACAAGAACCAATTCTGAATTTTAAATGCCCTTTTTCTTTAAGTTGTCTGATATAGTAATGTGCTGTGTTTCTGGAAGAAAACTTAAAATACTTACATATTTCTCTTTCTGTTGGTGGAAAACCTCGTTTTTTTATTGAATTATTTATAAAAGAAAGTATTTTCTTTTCTACTTTTGTTAAGTATTTTTCCATAACCTTAAAACTTAACCAACCAGTTTTCAAAATTGGCAACGATATATTTTTTGCCTTTTTGGATTATTTTATGTCCTTCTTTTTCTAAAAGTTTTTTTTGAGAGACGATACCACCAGGATATTTCTCGTTAAGTTCTCCATTTGATTTCAATGTTCGCCAGTAAGGAGTAATATCTTTTTTCCATTGAGCTTTCATTTCTTCAGCAGCATGTGCAGAAATTTTTGCAAAAATTCCTGTAGTTATTGGACAACCAATCGTAGCATGATGTTTTTTAGCAAGTATTTCGCGAATTTGATTTATTGTAATAAATTTGCCGAACGGAACTTTATTCATAATCTCATCCACTTCTATTGGTGCAGGAATAACAATTGTGCCATTGCCCCATCTTTTGCTCATTTTTTCTGGAATTTTTACCACTTTTGGTAAATCTTTAGAGTCATGTAATTTCTCCTGCCAAGTTTTTTTACCCATCTTTGCCTCCCTATAATCCTAAAACATCTTGCATACTGTAAAGTCCTGGTTTTTTGCTGAAAATCCATTTTGCAGCTTTAACCGCCCCTGCGGCGAATGTTTCACGCGAATGCGCACGATGAATTAGTTCTAATCGTTCACCGGATCCAGCAAAAATTACTGTATGCTCACCGACAATATCACCTGCTCGGACTGCATGAATACCAATTTCTTTTTTTCTTGGACCTGTAATACCGGTTCTTCCATAAATTTTTGATAGTTTAAGTTTACCTGAAATAATATCTGCAATTTTTACTGCTGTGCCTGATGGTGCATCCTTTTTTTGGTTATGATGTGCTTCAACTATTTCTACATCGTAATTTGACAATACACCTGCTACTTCATCAACAAGTTTAAATAAAAGATTCACACCAGCCGACATATTGGGCGAAAAAACTATTGCGCAAGTGTTTGATACTTCTTTTATTTTTTCAAGACCTTTTTCGGAAATACCGGTAGTTCCAATCACGAAAGCAGGGCAAGACCCTGCCACTACATTTCTTATGGCAATTCCCAAATGTTCAAGTGTCGCTTCTGGATTTGTAAAATCAATCACAACATCTGTGTTTTTGATAACAGTTTCTATATTATCTGTAATTTTTATTTTATTGATCATTTGCTCTATAAAAGGATGCCCTTTTTTTTCTACTGCACCTACAAGTTTTAATTCATTATCAGTAAGAATTCTATCAATTATCATTTTACCCATTTTTCCACAAGCACCACAAACTGTAAGTTTTAACATAACCTCTCCATCTGAAACTTATAGGACAGATGTCCTAATTAGTGACGACAAAATTTATAGGACAAATGTTCTACTTGTGTTTGATTTTTAATCCGCGTGACACTCTTCTATTGCAAGAACCCATCCTGAATTTTAAACAACCTTTTTCTCTAAGTATTTTGATATGATAGTGTGCAGTATTCCTTGAAGCAAACTTAAAATATTTTGCTATCTCTCTAACTGTTGGTGGGAATCCTCGCTTTTTTACTGAATTGTTAATAAAAGCAAGTATTTTCCTTTGCAAATCTGATATTTTATCGTTCATAGTACTAAAAATATCTTAAATACAAATACAGATTACAGATTGCCACAACTATAACCATTGCAGGAAGTGCAAATTTACAATATCTTGGCCAGCCGACTTTGTAGCCCTTTTTCTCTGCAATTGCAATCCCTACAACATTAGCAGACGCACCAATTGGCGTTCCATTACCACCAATATCAGTTCCTAAGGCAAGCGACCAACTCAATGTTTCTAATGAGATTCCAGTTTTAGAAAGATTGAACACAACCGGCACCATTGTAGCAGCAAATGGTATATTATCAACTATTGCGGATGCGAAAGCAGAAGTCCACAAAATTATTGAAACAATCACAAATGCATTCCCTTTTGAAATTTCTCCTATCCAATGTGCAAGTTTTTCAAGCACACCGGTATATTCAAGTCCACCAACACAAATAAACAACCCAACAAAAAACAGAAGTGTTCTCCAATCAATCCGTCTGATAATTTTCTGATGTGATTTATACGCACAAGCCAATGTCAAAAATGCGGCGATAACACCAATAAGTGCGACTGAAAGTCCCGTCCAGCCATGAGTAACAAGCAAAATTACTACAAAAAGGAAAACGATTGAATAAATTACAAATAATTGTTGATGTGCAACTGCTTCTTTAGGCTCAGGATATTTATCAGGTTGTGTTTTGTCGTTGGCTACTAATTCCTTTTTAAATACGAGATAAAAAAATCCGAGTGTAAAAAACATACCAATCCAGGCAACTAAACCTGTATTTTTTAAGAAATCAAAAAATGAAAATCCAAATGCCGTTCCAATAATAATATTAGGCGGGTCGCCACACATTGTAGCACTACCGCCGGTATTGGCAGCAAAAATCTCGGCAATAATCACAGGTATCGGGTCAAATTTTAAGAGTTTCGCAAGTTCTATTGTTACCGACGACAGAAAAAGCAAAACGGTGATGCTATCAATAAACATTGATAGAAAACCAGAAAGTAACATAAATGCAATAAAAATCGGGATTACTTTATATTTCACAAGTTTGGCAACATAAAGGCAGAGCCATCTGAAAAATCCGACCCGTGTGAGTCCTTCTATCATTGTCATCATCCCGGCAATAAAAATGATTGTCTGCCAGTTGATACCGTGTGAGACCTCTTCTTTTATTCCTTTTGTTATCCAGAAAGATGACTGAAAAATCTCTTTTAAGTTCAAAACCCATAGTATTGCATCTGGTGTTCTTAAAACAAAAATTATTGTAAGAACCGCGCCAACAAGTGCAGAAATATACCTATGCCATTTTTCCAGCATTATTGAAACAAACATCGCCAAAAAAATTATAACTGACAGAATTTGTGTCATAGTTATAGGAATTCCCCTTTTTCTCAATTTCCAAATTTCCAAATTTGGAAATTTGGAAATTATGATTTTAATAAACCGTTATCTTTCATTACTTTTACAAGTTTTTCCTTGTTCTTATCGTCCATATTGCACATTGGCAAACGCAGTTCATCGGAACACAAACCCATTAAACCCATTGCTGTCTTAATGGGTATAGGATTGGTTTCAATAAACATCGCTTTTATTAACTCAAAAAGTTTGAAATGAAGTTCTCTGGCTTTTTCTGTTTCACCTTTAAGATACGACCAAACCATGTCTGAAACATCTTTTGGTACAATGTTTGCTACGACGGATACAACACCTTTACCACCGATAGATAAAAGCGGAAGTGTCAAAGCATCGTCGCCAGAAAGCATATCTATTTCAGGACATAGAAGCCGTATTTTTGTCATCTGCTCTAACGAGCCACTTGCTTCTTTTATTGCAACAATATTTTCACAATCAGAATACAACTTTGCAACCGTTTCTGGCTCTATATTAACTCCGGTTCTGGACTGTATGTTGTAAAGCATTATAGGGATGGCTATTTCATTCGCAACCTTTTTGAAATGGAGATACAGTCCTTTTTGTGTTGGTTTATTGTAATATGGCGAAACAAGAAGCACACCATCAGCGCCAACCTTTTTAGCAAATGCAGTCATCTCAATTGTTTCTTGTGTACTATTGGAGCCGGTTCCAGCGACAACCTTTATCCGACCTGCCACTTGTTTAACAACAATCTCAATCACCTTTTCATGCTCTTCATAATTCAGCGTTGCTGACTCACCTGTTGTTCCGCACGGCACAATACCATTGGTCCCATTTTTTATATGAAACTCAACAAGTTCGCCTAATGTTTCAAAATCAACTTTTCCATTCTTGAATGGTGTAACAATTGCTACATAACTTCCCTCAAACATAAAACCCCCGATAAAGACAGTGATTAGTGAATTAGTGATTAGTAAAAACTATATTGTAAAACTTTTTGTAGACCTGTAAATCGGTTTCTGAAAAAAGAACAATTATTATTTTATCAAAAACAGATTTTTTTTCAACAAATTTTTTAATCTCAGATAAGGCGATTTGCGCTGCTTTTTCTATCGGGAAACCATATGCACCTGTGGATATTGACGGGAATGCAATAGATTTGATTTTGTTTTTTTCAGCAAGTTCTAACGAATTTTTGTAGCAAATTTTAAGTAGTTTTTTTTCGTTAAAATTGCCACCACGCCATATCGGACCTACAGTATGAATAACATACTTTGGAGGCAGATTGTAGCCCTTTGTAATTTTTGCTTCACCGGTTTTACAGCCACCAAGTTTCTTGCATTCTTCTAAAAGTTGATGGCCGGCAGCACGATGGATTGCTCCGTCAACCCCACCGCCACCTAAAAGCGTAGTATTAGCCGCATTGACAATTGCATCCACTTTAATTTTTGTAATATCACCCAGAACAAGTTCAATTTTTGTATTCATAGTTCCCAAGTTGAATATTACTTCTGGAAAAAGTTGCAGATTCGCTTTCAGGTTGTAGTTCTATTGCCTTCAGAAAATCTTTTTTGGCAAAATCATATCTTTTAGAAACAAGGTGAATAGCACCTCTATTATTATATGCCATTGCATAGGCAGGGTCAAGTTTTATCGCCCTGTTAAAATCAGAAAATGCCTGATTGGAATCACCCAATTCATAATAAGTTAGCCCACGGTTATTATACGCTTTTGAAAATTTTGGATTCAATTTGATTGCCATATTATAATCACGGATTGCAAGACTGTAATTTTTAGCTGCGTGATATGCAAGACCTCGGTTCATATATGCTTTAGCAGATGGTTCAAGTTCTATAACCTTATCAAAATCAGCGATTGCTAAATTATATCTACCTGTATTATAATATGCCTCTCCACGAAAATAGGAACATTTTACTATATATTTATTGTCAAGTTTAATACTTTTGGTATAATCTTCAATCGCTTGGTTATACTCTTTATGAATAAAATAGACAGACGCTCGTTTGAAATAATCTCTTGCAGTTTTAGGAATTATTGAATTTCCAATTTTAAATATTTTATATATACCAGATGCTTTATTGAAACAAGTTATTGCTTGATTGTGGTCATATAACTGTGTAAAAGCCCAACCGTTTGATTCCCATGTATATGCATTGTTGGGATTAAGTTCAATGGATTTAGCGTAACATTCTATCGCTTTTTCAAAGTTATAAGTTTGATAATACATGTCTCCTTTTTTTCGCCAGTCCTGCGAAGTCATAGAAACATCGTCTTGAACCTGTTGTATTTCGTTAATACCCGGCTTTTTCTGATTACATCCTAAAACAATTATTACGAATAAAAACAACGGATATAACATATAATACATAATGTCAATCCCGCGATGACAAAGGTTAATTTTACTTTCCAAGAAGGTGAATATCTTAAACTGAACATCTCTGTTTTCATTATTGGAAATTTATCAGAGAGGTCAAGTAATAATAAGCCCCATTTATCTGGTGTCCAGTTGGAATTTAGTGTTAACCCATGTAAGTTAGGAATAATTTGCCAGCCGGGAAAATAATTTATATTTATAGGGATTGTTATATGCTCCGGTTTTGTTTTAAGCACTTTTACAAAAATTTTTGATGGGGAAAGCCATTCTATTTTTATATTCGGTTCGCTATTAAACATATCTATTCTGCCTTCTTTGACAAGAGAATGTTTCTTAAAAACATATGGTCCATACCCGAGTAAAGTATCATAAAAATGTAAAATACCTTGATTTTTCTGGAGATAGCCGCTCATTGAATCAATCTCAAAACTTTGTGGTTCTATAAAAACCCAATCAGGACCTTCGTTGTATTCAAAAGTATTGTCTTGATTAAAATAATACCTGCTGGCAAGAGCACAAGTTTGTGTTGCTGTTTTTATATTATATAAATTTGCCCTATAATAATCTAAGAATACAGCAATACAAATTCCAAAAAGAATAATGTTTACTTTTTTCTTTATATTTTTTACAAATATCCAAAGCCCAAGAGTTGAAAAAACGGCAATTGGTAATACAACCAAACCGATAAACCTCGTTGGGATATGGAGAGAACCAAACACTAAATTTTTTGATAATATCTGCCAGACAGGATTCAATTCACCCAGATATAAAAAAAGAGCAATTCCTGTAATCATCAGCATAGAAACGACAACTCGTCGGTAAAAATAGTTCTTATACTTGAAAAAAATATATATACAAAATCCTGCTAACAAGACGGGAAGAATTCCTATATAGCCATTTATCTCGTGCATGTTTGATGATAACCATTTATCAGTAAGGCATTTAAATGGCCAACTATTCGGATTTTGAACAGGCCAGACAAGAGCAGACAGCAAGACAGTATATGTTTTAACTACTGAATTTGCTACATAACCCATATTACATTTTTTAGGGAACCAGGATAACAATTGATATGAAGGAATAATTTTGGGCGCTGCTAAGATAAAGCCGAGTAGGATATAAATTAACCATCTTTTGAATTTACAAAAGAAAAGTAAAGATATTAAAATAATTATTACAAATACTGAAGTGATATGCAGTCCTGCGTATATCATTATTGCTAACCATATTGGAATAGCAAAAGAAAACTTATTATTTTTATATGACCATATAAACGAAGATACAAGCCATGGGATATAAATTATATTATGGAATATAATGTGCCCGATAATCATTCTGGCAACAAAAAAACCAGAAAATGTATAGATAATTGCGCCGAATAATTTTAACCCGAAATTTTGTATTTCAAGTTGTTTTAGCAGATTAAACATTCCTAACATACTGATTGTTGTTAAAACCAGAATTGTAATCCGAATAGCCAACCATTGATTCTTAATTATTATTGAAAAAAATTGTGGAACCGAAAAAAACATATTTTGTGGATTTGCCCATAGAGGAAAACCACCACCGATATAAGAACTAAAAAACGGGAATTCGTGAAAATATAAAAATGAGATTTTATTCGCAAAAAGATAAGTTATAGTAAAATCAAAATCTCCATACAAATGTCGGAACGGATTTA
Proteins encoded in this region:
- a CDS encoding LL-diaminopimelate aminotransferase gives rise to the protein MRFEFSERLKKLPPYLFVEIDRKKKAAIEKGVDIISLGVGDPDLPTPKHIIDAMKNAVEKPKHHQYPFGAGLIEFRKAVSNWYKARFNVDLNPDNEIHSLIGSKEGIGHIHLGFVNPGDIVLVPEPGYPVYNCGTIFADGQSCFLPLTEKNKFFPDFKKIPKRIAKKSKILFINYPNNPTSATATLEFYRKVVKFAKKYNIIVCSDLAYSEIYFDNIKPYSFFEVEGAKSIGVEFHSLSKTYNMTGWRIGWVCGNAEIIAWLAKVKDNYDSGVFGAVQEAGVVALTSSQNCVEEMRKIYQKRRDIFVDGLNKLGWAIKKPSATFYIWAKVPNGYTSVDTVNKLLDEAGIVCTPGNGLGPSGEGYIRFALTVPESRLKLAVDRISKIKW
- a CDS encoding ChbG/HpnK family deacetylase; amino-acid sequence: MKKLIVNADDFGYSDGINRGIVYAYQKGVVTSTSLFVNKPFTDDAVRYAKENQNLGVGIHLDLDDFFEVDHKQGRIVELKNPQQNLDELKTEIRNQIEKYLSFSLQCDHLDSHHHSHLHPLVLPAACEVASQYKIQNIRFFRKFYLSQDEFEKQKQVLQGYNLKFVPHFIEGWYWGNIDENYEIAELMTHPGYGELWRELELAHSCQYDLRTYLSTQNIQLIKFSDMQEMI
- a CDS encoding fumarylacetoacetate hydrolase family protein, giving the protein MRIYKFEKIPEKIIAVGLNYIEHAKELNMRIPAEPVIFLKPPSAVIFNNQKIVYPKMAKQVDYEAELAVVIGKQCKNVSVKNAKKYILGYTCFNDVTARDLQKKDGQWTRAKSFDTFCPVGPHIVSGINPHNLKIELFLNGKLKQSSNTKNLIFKIPKLISFVSKIMTLEKYNIIATGTPVGVGPVKIGDRIDVKIEKIGTLTNYVVKE
- a CDS encoding winged helix DNA-binding protein — protein: MEKYLTKVEKKILSFINNSIKKRGFPPTEREICKYFKFSSRNTAHYYIRQLKEKGHLKFRIGSCNKRVARGLKIRIR
- a CDS encoding MGMT family protein, which gives rise to MGKKTWQEKLHDSKDLPKVVKIPEKMSKRWGNGTIVIPAPIEVDEIMNKVPFGKFITINQIREILAKKHHATIGCPITTGIFAKISAHAAEEMKAQWKKDITPYWRTLKSNGELNEKYPGGIVSQKKLLEKEGHKIIQKGKKYIVANFENWLVKF
- the dapB gene encoding 4-hydroxy-tetrahydrodipicolinate reductase — translated: MLKLTVCGACGKMGKMIIDRILTDNELKLVGAVEKKGHPFIEQMINKIKITDNIETVIKNTDVVIDFTNPEATLEHLGIAIRNVVAGSCPAFVIGTTGISEKGLEKIKEVSNTCAIVFSPNMSAGVNLLFKLVDEVAGVLSNYDVEIVEAHHNQKKDAPSGTAVKIADIISGKLKLSKIYGRTGITGPRKKEIGIHAVRAGDIVGEHTVIFAGSGERLELIHRAHSRETFAAGAVKAAKWIFSKKPGLYSMQDVLGL
- a CDS encoding ArsB/NhaD family transporter; translated protein: MTQILSVIIFLAMFVSIMLEKWHRYISALVGAVLTIIFVLRTPDAILWVLNLKEIFQSSFWITKGIKEEVSHGINWQTIIFIAGMMTMIEGLTRVGFFRWLCLYVAKLVKYKVIPIFIAFMLLSGFLSMFIDSITVLLFLSSVTIELAKLLKFDPIPVIIAEIFAANTGGSATMCGDPPNIIIGTAFGFSFFDFLKNTGLVAWIGMFFTLGFFYLVFKKELVANDKTQPDKYPEPKEAVAHQQLFVIYSIVFLFVVILLVTHGWTGLSVALIGVIAAFLTLACAYKSHQKIIRRIDWRTLLFFVGLFICVGGLEYTGVLEKLAHWIGEISKGNAFVIVSIILWTSAFASAIVDNIPFAATMVPVVFNLSKTGISLETLSWSLALGTDIGGNGTPIGASANVVGIAIAEKKGYKVGWPRYCKFALPAMVIVVAICNLYLYLRYF
- the dapA gene encoding 4-hydroxy-tetrahydrodipicolinate synthase, producing the protein MFEGSYVAIVTPFKNGKVDFETLGELVEFHIKNGTNGIVPCGTTGESATLNYEEHEKVIEIVVKQVAGRIKVVAGTGSNSTQETIEMTAFAKKVGADGVLLVSPYYNKPTQKGLYLHFKKVANEIAIPIMLYNIQSRTGVNIEPETVAKLYSDCENIVAIKEASGSLEQMTKIRLLCPEIDMLSGDDALTLPLLSIGGKGVVSVVANIVPKDVSDMVWSYLKGETEKARELHFKLFELIKAMFIETNPIPIKTAMGLMGLCSDELRLPMCNMDDKNKEKLVKVMKDNGLLKS
- a CDS encoding O-acetyl-ADP-ribose deacetylase, whose product is MNTKIELVLGDITKIKVDAIVNAANTTLLGGGGVDGAIHRAAGHQLLEECKKLGGCKTGEAKITKGYNLPPKYVIHTVGPIWRGGNFNEKKLLKICYKNSLELAEKNKIKSIAFPSISTGAYGFPIEKAAQIALSEIKKFVEKKSVFDKIIIVLFSETDLQVYKKFYNIVFTNH
- a CDS encoding tetratricopeptide repeat protein, which encodes MLYPLFLFVIIVLGCNQKKPGINEIQQVQDDVSMTSQDWRKKGDMYYQTYNFEKAIECYAKSIELNPNNAYTWESNGWAFTQLYDHNQAITCFNKASGIYKIFKIGNSIIPKTARDYFKRASVYFIHKEYNQAIEDYTKSIKLDNKYIVKCSYFRGEAYYNTGRYNLAIADFDKVIELEPSAKAYMNRGLAYHAAKNYSLAIRDYNMAIKLNPKFSKAYNNRGLTYYELGDSNQAFSDFNRAIKLDPAYAMAYNNRGAIHLVSKRYDFAKKDFLKAIELQPESESATFSRSNIQLGNYEYKN